The following proteins are co-located in the Amphiprion ocellaris isolate individual 3 ecotype Okinawa chromosome 7, ASM2253959v1, whole genome shotgun sequence genome:
- the stard13b gene encoding stAR-related lipid transfer protein 13 isoform X3 gives MTSKRNCTKLKLRRSFSEQLRSSTSKAWDLLWKNVRERRLAEIEAKEACDWLRAAGFPQYAQLFEDSQFPIDITPVKRDHDFLDKDLVEPLCRRLNTLNKCASMKLDVNLPKKKSEDSDEEDLLAISDKWTFEWSSRRWSRLQDIDCLLGNHGAGQTSRDGVPLRTTTSSESVLTDLSEPEVSSLHSESSGGSGHRGLSTEDSDCSNRTCSDSAAMPDSTSLTMPHIPKEFAHYGSLPDKHGKTGRTRAKDFLKRMETLSSRRTLGRGRKALVISSPVLQQEAQALKTLRCVEIINGDGGAPEPPSSKALPSQSSSEGSSHSSGSAVSTPSLKERKPHRADYKRSGMYLEDIDIFSDTQENKVAEQNRRNEFCSYEDLVVHIPKDHKPGTFPKALSIESLSPTNGASINWHTGSMHLDAPLIQCRKESRPVTQCCSRGSRISVYDNVPGSHLYASTGDLIDLEKEDLFPHLDDILLHVNGLQQIVDHWSKNVLPGGEVQVDRRREDKGGLQSSSQITLDFEGNSVTESQTTRSDGDRDKVSLAETESTRLRERRDSGVGASLTRPNRLRWPSFQISNRLSHSVASLQITNQSAGQLSLLQKFSLLRLTAIMEKYSMSNKHGWTWSVPKFMKRMKVPDYKDKNVFGVPLIVHVQRSGQPLPLGLQQALRYLRSQCLDQVGLFRKSGVKSRIQALRQLNENSPDNVNYEDQSAYDVADMVKQFFRDLPEPLLTSKLGETFLHIYQYVPKDQRLQAVQAAIMLMSDENREVLQTLLCFLSDVTSSVEENQMTPMNIAVCLAPSLFHLNILKKDNLSPRAMQKKYATGRPDQKDLNENLAATQGLAHMIMECNRLFEIPHEMVTQSRNSYVEADLHAPTIDELCKQLEDDDGTYQTHMEGRLQNLLKEAREKSKYWVSCSSSDNTELYYKKVGDGNPLRRWRVSVEVEAPPSVVLNRVLRERHLWDMDLLQWKVCETLDKQTEVFQYVLNRMPPHPSRDFVVLRSWRTDLPKGACSLVSVSIEHEDCSLIGGVRAIVLESNYLLEPCGSGKSRLTRICRVDLKGRTPDWYNKAFGHLCAAEAARIRSSFQPLITDGPETKI, from the exons CACTTTGAACAAGTGTGCTTCCATGAAACTTGACGTGAATCTTCCAAAGAAGAAA AGTGAAGACTCTGATGAAGAAGACCTGTTGGCCATCAGTGACAAATGGACATTTGAGTGGAGCAGCCGGCGCTGGTCCAGGTTACAGGACATTGACTGTCTGCTGGGAAACCACGGAGCgggtcagacctccagggacggTGTGCCTCTAAGAACCACCACCAGCAGCGAGAGTGTTCTGACAGACCTCAGCGAACCGGAGGTTTCCTCTTTGCACAGCGAGAGCAGTGGGGGCAGCGGTCACAGAGGCCTCAGCACAGAGGACTCTGACTGCTCCAACCGCACATGCTCAGATTCTGCAGCAATGCCAGACTCTACTTCTCTCACAATGCCTCACATCCCCAAAGAATTCGCTCACTACGGCTCACTGCCTGACAAACATGGCAAGACAGGCCGCACCCGTGCCAAAGACTTCTTGAAGCGCATGGAGACACTGAGCTCCCGACGAACTCTTGGTAGGGGCCGTAAGGCTTTGGTCATCAGTTCTCCGGTGCTGCAACAGGAAGCCCAGGCACTGAAGACGCTACGGTGTGTCGAAATCATAAACGGAGATGGTGGGGCTCCTGAACCGCCGTCCAGCAAAGCTCTGCCGTCCCAGTCCAGTAGTGAAGGTAGCAGCCATTCCAGTGGCAGCGCTGTCAGCACACCGAGTCTGAAAGAGCGTAAGCCTCACCGAGCAGACTACAAGCGTAGCGGCATGTATTTGGAGGACATCGACATCTTCTCAGACACCCAGGAGAATAAGGTCGCAGAACAAAACCGCAGAAATGAATTCTGCTCCTATGAAGACCTGGTGGTCCACATTCCCAAAGACCACAAGCCAGGAACTTTCCCCAAAGCACTGTCCATAGAGAGCCTATCTCCAACCAACGGGGCCTCTATTAACTGGCACACCGGCAGCATGCACCTGGACGCCCCTTTGATTCAATGCAGAAAGGAAAGCAGGCCTGTGACACAGTGCTGCTCCAGAGGCAGCCGTATCAGCGTGTACGATAATGTTCCTGGCTCACATCTGTACGCCAGCACCGGAGACCTGATAGACCTGGAGAAAGAGGACCTATTTCCGCACCTGGATGATATCTTGCTACACGTCAATGGTCTGCAGCAGATAGTGGACCACTGGTCAAAAAATGTGTTACCTGGAGGAGAAGTGCAGGTGGACAGGAGGAGGGAAGATAAAGGAGGCCTCCAGTCTTCTAGTCAGATCACATTGGACTTTGAGGGGAATTCTGTGACAGAAAGCCAGACCACACGCAGTGATGGAGACAGAGACAAAGTATCACTTGCTGAGACAGAATCTACAAGGCTCAGGGAAAGGAGAGACTCAGGAGTAGGCGCCTCACTCACAAGACCGAATAG GTTACGATGGCCGAGCTTTCAGATATCTAATCGTCTAAGTCACTCGGTGGCTTCCCTGCAGATTACAAACCAGTCAGCAGGCCAGCTGAGTTTGTTACAGAAGTTTTCTCTGCTGCGTCTTACTGCAATCATGGAGAAGTACTCAATGTCCAACAAGCATGGCTGGACTTG GTCTGTACCAAAGTTTATGAAGAGAATGAAGGTACCAGATTATAAGGACAAGAATGTGTTTGGAGTTCCTCTCATTGTTCATGTGCAGCGTTCGGGACAACCTCTGCCCCTCGGCCTGCAGCAGGCCCTGCGCTACCTGAGGAGCCAGTGTCTTGACCAG GTGGGTCTCTTTCGTAAATCAGGGGTGAAATCTCGCATCCAAGCTCTGAGGCAGCTGAATGAAAACTCTCCAGACAATGTGAACTATGAGGATCAGTCTGCTTATGATGTGGCCGACATGGTGAAGCAGTTCTTCAGGGATTTACCTGAGCCTCTGCTCACCAGCAAACTGGGCGAGACCTTCCTCCATATCTACCAGT ATGTGCCGAAGGACCAAAGGTTGCAAGCTGTGCAGGCGGCCATCATGTTGATGTCAGATGAAAACCGAGAGGTGCTGCAGACACTTCTCTGTTTCCTCAGCGACGTCACTTCGtctgtggaggagaaccagatGACTCCCATGAACATTGCTGTGTGCCTGGCTCCCTCCCTTTTCCATCTCAACATACTGAAAAAGGACAATCTCTCACCAAG GGCCATGCAGAAGAAATATGCCACAGGCAGACCAGACCAGAAGGATCTGAACGAAAATTTAGCAGCAACACAGGGCCTCGCTCATATGATCATGGAGTGCAATCGTCTGTTTGAG ATCCCTCATGAGATGGTTACTCAGTCGCGTAATTCATATGTGGAGGCCGACTTGCATGCACCGACAATTGACGAGCTGTGCAAGCAGCTGGAAGATGATGATGGAACATACCAAACGCATATGGAGGGGAGACTTCAGAACCTGCTCAAAGAGGCTCGGGAAAAGTCCAAATACTGGGTGTCATGCAGCAGTTCTGATAACACAGAACTCTACTATAAGAAG GTGGGAGATGGGAACCCTTTGAGACGTTGGAGAGTGTCTGTGGAGGTGGAAGCGCCGCCATCTGTAGTGTTGAACCGGGTGCTGCGAGAGCGCCACCTGTGGGACATGGACCTGCTTCAGTGGAAAGTGTGTGAGACACTAGACAAGCAGACAGAAGTGTTTCAGTATGTCCTCAATCGCATGCCGCCTCATCCCAGCAGGGACTTTGTGGTTCTCAG GTCTTGGAGGACAGACTTGCCCAAAGGTGCTTGCTCCCTGGTGTCTGTGTCTATAGAGCATGAAGATTGTTCTCTGATAGGAGGGGTACGAGCTATAGTCCTGGAGTCCAACTACCTGCTGGAGCCCTGTGGCTCAGGAAAGTCCAGACTAACTCGCATCTGCAGGGTGGACTTGAA GGGAAGGACTCCAGACTGGTACAACAAAGCCTTTGGTCACCTTTGTGCTGCAGAAGCTGCCCGGATCCGCAGCTCCTTTCAGCCGCTAATCACAGATGGCCCCGAGACCAAAATCTAA
- the stard13b gene encoding stAR-related lipid transfer protein 13 isoform X2, with amino-acid sequence MFRELPESTGSECLGSMTPETQDIYLRMDHHRRRSGYRLGRIIARQQLLKKIAGEIEAKEACDWLRAAGFPQYAQLFEDSQFPIDITPVKRDHDFLDKDLVEPLCRRLNTLNKCASMKLDVNLPKKKSEDSDEEDLLAISDKWTFEWSSRRWSRLQDIDCLLGNHGAGQTSRDGVPLRTTTSSESVLTDLSEPEVSSLHSESSGGSGHRGLSTEDSDCSNRTCSDSAAMPDSTSLTMPHIPKEFAHYGSLPDKHGKTGRTRAKDFLKRMETLSSRRTLGRGRKALVISSPVLQQEAQALKTLRCVEIINGDGGAPEPPSSKALPSQSSSEGSSHSSGSAVSTPSLKERKPHRADYKRSGMYLEDIDIFSDTQENKVAEQNRRNEFCSYEDLVVHIPKDHKPGTFPKALSIESLSPTNGASINWHTGSMHLDAPLIQCRKESRPVTQCCSRGSRISVYDNVPGSHLYASTGDLIDLEKEDLFPHLDDILLHVNGLQQIVDHWSKNVLPGGEVQVDRRREDKGGLQSSSQITLDFEGNSVTESQTTRSDGDRDKVSLAETESTRLRERRDSGVGASLTRPNRLRWPSFQISNRLSHSVASLQITNQSAGQLSLLQKFSLLRLTAIMEKYSMSNKHGWTWSVPKFMKRMKVPDYKDKNVFGVPLIVHVQRSGQPLPLGLQQALRYLRSQCLDQVGLFRKSGVKSRIQALRQLNENSPDNVNYEDQSAYDVADMVKQFFRDLPEPLLTSKLGETFLHIYQYVPKDQRLQAVQAAIMLMSDENREVLQTLLCFLSDVTSSVEENQMTPMNIAVCLAPSLFHLNILKKDNLSPRAMQKKYATGRPDQKDLNENLAATQGLAHMIMECNRLFEIPHEMVTQSRNSYVEADLHAPTIDELCKQLEDDDGTYQTHMEGRLQNLLKEAREKSKYWVSCSSSDNTELYYKKVGDGNPLRRWRVSVEVEAPPSVVLNRVLRERHLWDMDLLQWKVCETLDKQTEVFQYVLNRMPPHPSRDFVVLRSWRTDLPKGACSLVSVSIEHEDCSLIGGVRAIVLESNYLLEPCGSGKSRLTRICRVDLKGRTPDWYNKAFGHLCAAEAARIRSSFQPLITDGPETKI; translated from the exons CACTTTGAACAAGTGTGCTTCCATGAAACTTGACGTGAATCTTCCAAAGAAGAAA AGTGAAGACTCTGATGAAGAAGACCTGTTGGCCATCAGTGACAAATGGACATTTGAGTGGAGCAGCCGGCGCTGGTCCAGGTTACAGGACATTGACTGTCTGCTGGGAAACCACGGAGCgggtcagacctccagggacggTGTGCCTCTAAGAACCACCACCAGCAGCGAGAGTGTTCTGACAGACCTCAGCGAACCGGAGGTTTCCTCTTTGCACAGCGAGAGCAGTGGGGGCAGCGGTCACAGAGGCCTCAGCACAGAGGACTCTGACTGCTCCAACCGCACATGCTCAGATTCTGCAGCAATGCCAGACTCTACTTCTCTCACAATGCCTCACATCCCCAAAGAATTCGCTCACTACGGCTCACTGCCTGACAAACATGGCAAGACAGGCCGCACCCGTGCCAAAGACTTCTTGAAGCGCATGGAGACACTGAGCTCCCGACGAACTCTTGGTAGGGGCCGTAAGGCTTTGGTCATCAGTTCTCCGGTGCTGCAACAGGAAGCCCAGGCACTGAAGACGCTACGGTGTGTCGAAATCATAAACGGAGATGGTGGGGCTCCTGAACCGCCGTCCAGCAAAGCTCTGCCGTCCCAGTCCAGTAGTGAAGGTAGCAGCCATTCCAGTGGCAGCGCTGTCAGCACACCGAGTCTGAAAGAGCGTAAGCCTCACCGAGCAGACTACAAGCGTAGCGGCATGTATTTGGAGGACATCGACATCTTCTCAGACACCCAGGAGAATAAGGTCGCAGAACAAAACCGCAGAAATGAATTCTGCTCCTATGAAGACCTGGTGGTCCACATTCCCAAAGACCACAAGCCAGGAACTTTCCCCAAAGCACTGTCCATAGAGAGCCTATCTCCAACCAACGGGGCCTCTATTAACTGGCACACCGGCAGCATGCACCTGGACGCCCCTTTGATTCAATGCAGAAAGGAAAGCAGGCCTGTGACACAGTGCTGCTCCAGAGGCAGCCGTATCAGCGTGTACGATAATGTTCCTGGCTCACATCTGTACGCCAGCACCGGAGACCTGATAGACCTGGAGAAAGAGGACCTATTTCCGCACCTGGATGATATCTTGCTACACGTCAATGGTCTGCAGCAGATAGTGGACCACTGGTCAAAAAATGTGTTACCTGGAGGAGAAGTGCAGGTGGACAGGAGGAGGGAAGATAAAGGAGGCCTCCAGTCTTCTAGTCAGATCACATTGGACTTTGAGGGGAATTCTGTGACAGAAAGCCAGACCACACGCAGTGATGGAGACAGAGACAAAGTATCACTTGCTGAGACAGAATCTACAAGGCTCAGGGAAAGGAGAGACTCAGGAGTAGGCGCCTCACTCACAAGACCGAATAG GTTACGATGGCCGAGCTTTCAGATATCTAATCGTCTAAGTCACTCGGTGGCTTCCCTGCAGATTACAAACCAGTCAGCAGGCCAGCTGAGTTTGTTACAGAAGTTTTCTCTGCTGCGTCTTACTGCAATCATGGAGAAGTACTCAATGTCCAACAAGCATGGCTGGACTTG GTCTGTACCAAAGTTTATGAAGAGAATGAAGGTACCAGATTATAAGGACAAGAATGTGTTTGGAGTTCCTCTCATTGTTCATGTGCAGCGTTCGGGACAACCTCTGCCCCTCGGCCTGCAGCAGGCCCTGCGCTACCTGAGGAGCCAGTGTCTTGACCAG GTGGGTCTCTTTCGTAAATCAGGGGTGAAATCTCGCATCCAAGCTCTGAGGCAGCTGAATGAAAACTCTCCAGACAATGTGAACTATGAGGATCAGTCTGCTTATGATGTGGCCGACATGGTGAAGCAGTTCTTCAGGGATTTACCTGAGCCTCTGCTCACCAGCAAACTGGGCGAGACCTTCCTCCATATCTACCAGT ATGTGCCGAAGGACCAAAGGTTGCAAGCTGTGCAGGCGGCCATCATGTTGATGTCAGATGAAAACCGAGAGGTGCTGCAGACACTTCTCTGTTTCCTCAGCGACGTCACTTCGtctgtggaggagaaccagatGACTCCCATGAACATTGCTGTGTGCCTGGCTCCCTCCCTTTTCCATCTCAACATACTGAAAAAGGACAATCTCTCACCAAG GGCCATGCAGAAGAAATATGCCACAGGCAGACCAGACCAGAAGGATCTGAACGAAAATTTAGCAGCAACACAGGGCCTCGCTCATATGATCATGGAGTGCAATCGTCTGTTTGAG ATCCCTCATGAGATGGTTACTCAGTCGCGTAATTCATATGTGGAGGCCGACTTGCATGCACCGACAATTGACGAGCTGTGCAAGCAGCTGGAAGATGATGATGGAACATACCAAACGCATATGGAGGGGAGACTTCAGAACCTGCTCAAAGAGGCTCGGGAAAAGTCCAAATACTGGGTGTCATGCAGCAGTTCTGATAACACAGAACTCTACTATAAGAAG GTGGGAGATGGGAACCCTTTGAGACGTTGGAGAGTGTCTGTGGAGGTGGAAGCGCCGCCATCTGTAGTGTTGAACCGGGTGCTGCGAGAGCGCCACCTGTGGGACATGGACCTGCTTCAGTGGAAAGTGTGTGAGACACTAGACAAGCAGACAGAAGTGTTTCAGTATGTCCTCAATCGCATGCCGCCTCATCCCAGCAGGGACTTTGTGGTTCTCAG GTCTTGGAGGACAGACTTGCCCAAAGGTGCTTGCTCCCTGGTGTCTGTGTCTATAGAGCATGAAGATTGTTCTCTGATAGGAGGGGTACGAGCTATAGTCCTGGAGTCCAACTACCTGCTGGAGCCCTGTGGCTCAGGAAAGTCCAGACTAACTCGCATCTGCAGGGTGGACTTGAA GGGAAGGACTCCAGACTGGTACAACAAAGCCTTTGGTCACCTTTGTGCTGCAGAAGCTGCCCGGATCCGCAGCTCCTTTCAGCCGCTAATCACAGATGGCCCCGAGACCAAAATCTAA
- the stard13b gene encoding stAR-related lipid transfer protein 13 isoform X4 produces the protein MHNNAEDEMLRLLLPPADVNTLTPDQRVAAFHKRRSLTKIEAKEACDWLRAAGFPQYAQLFEDSQFPIDITPVKRDHDFLDKDLVEPLCRRLNTLNKCASMKLDVNLPKKKSEDSDEEDLLAISDKWTFEWSSRRWSRLQDIDCLLGNHGAGQTSRDGVPLRTTTSSESVLTDLSEPEVSSLHSESSGGSGHRGLSTEDSDCSNRTCSDSAAMPDSTSLTMPHIPKEFAHYGSLPDKHGKTGRTRAKDFLKRMETLSSRRTLGRGRKALVISSPVLQQEAQALKTLRCVEIINGDGGAPEPPSSKALPSQSSSEGSSHSSGSAVSTPSLKERKPHRADYKRSGMYLEDIDIFSDTQENKVAEQNRRNEFCSYEDLVVHIPKDHKPGTFPKALSIESLSPTNGASINWHTGSMHLDAPLIQCRKESRPVTQCCSRGSRISVYDNVPGSHLYASTGDLIDLEKEDLFPHLDDILLHVNGLQQIVDHWSKNVLPGGEVQVDRRREDKGGLQSSSQITLDFEGNSVTESQTTRSDGDRDKVSLAETESTRLRERRDSGVGASLTRPNRLRWPSFQISNRLSHSVASLQITNQSAGQLSLLQKFSLLRLTAIMEKYSMSNKHGWTWSVPKFMKRMKVPDYKDKNVFGVPLIVHVQRSGQPLPLGLQQALRYLRSQCLDQVGLFRKSGVKSRIQALRQLNENSPDNVNYEDQSAYDVADMVKQFFRDLPEPLLTSKLGETFLHIYQYVPKDQRLQAVQAAIMLMSDENREVLQTLLCFLSDVTSSVEENQMTPMNIAVCLAPSLFHLNILKKDNLSPRAMQKKYATGRPDQKDLNENLAATQGLAHMIMECNRLFEIPHEMVTQSRNSYVEADLHAPTIDELCKQLEDDDGTYQTHMEGRLQNLLKEAREKSKYWVSCSSSDNTELYYKKVGDGNPLRRWRVSVEVEAPPSVVLNRVLRERHLWDMDLLQWKVCETLDKQTEVFQYVLNRMPPHPSRDFVVLRSWRTDLPKGACSLVSVSIEHEDCSLIGGVRAIVLESNYLLEPCGSGKSRLTRICRVDLKGRTPDWYNKAFGHLCAAEAARIRSSFQPLITDGPETKI, from the exons CACTTTGAACAAGTGTGCTTCCATGAAACTTGACGTGAATCTTCCAAAGAAGAAA AGTGAAGACTCTGATGAAGAAGACCTGTTGGCCATCAGTGACAAATGGACATTTGAGTGGAGCAGCCGGCGCTGGTCCAGGTTACAGGACATTGACTGTCTGCTGGGAAACCACGGAGCgggtcagacctccagggacggTGTGCCTCTAAGAACCACCACCAGCAGCGAGAGTGTTCTGACAGACCTCAGCGAACCGGAGGTTTCCTCTTTGCACAGCGAGAGCAGTGGGGGCAGCGGTCACAGAGGCCTCAGCACAGAGGACTCTGACTGCTCCAACCGCACATGCTCAGATTCTGCAGCAATGCCAGACTCTACTTCTCTCACAATGCCTCACATCCCCAAAGAATTCGCTCACTACGGCTCACTGCCTGACAAACATGGCAAGACAGGCCGCACCCGTGCCAAAGACTTCTTGAAGCGCATGGAGACACTGAGCTCCCGACGAACTCTTGGTAGGGGCCGTAAGGCTTTGGTCATCAGTTCTCCGGTGCTGCAACAGGAAGCCCAGGCACTGAAGACGCTACGGTGTGTCGAAATCATAAACGGAGATGGTGGGGCTCCTGAACCGCCGTCCAGCAAAGCTCTGCCGTCCCAGTCCAGTAGTGAAGGTAGCAGCCATTCCAGTGGCAGCGCTGTCAGCACACCGAGTCTGAAAGAGCGTAAGCCTCACCGAGCAGACTACAAGCGTAGCGGCATGTATTTGGAGGACATCGACATCTTCTCAGACACCCAGGAGAATAAGGTCGCAGAACAAAACCGCAGAAATGAATTCTGCTCCTATGAAGACCTGGTGGTCCACATTCCCAAAGACCACAAGCCAGGAACTTTCCCCAAAGCACTGTCCATAGAGAGCCTATCTCCAACCAACGGGGCCTCTATTAACTGGCACACCGGCAGCATGCACCTGGACGCCCCTTTGATTCAATGCAGAAAGGAAAGCAGGCCTGTGACACAGTGCTGCTCCAGAGGCAGCCGTATCAGCGTGTACGATAATGTTCCTGGCTCACATCTGTACGCCAGCACCGGAGACCTGATAGACCTGGAGAAAGAGGACCTATTTCCGCACCTGGATGATATCTTGCTACACGTCAATGGTCTGCAGCAGATAGTGGACCACTGGTCAAAAAATGTGTTACCTGGAGGAGAAGTGCAGGTGGACAGGAGGAGGGAAGATAAAGGAGGCCTCCAGTCTTCTAGTCAGATCACATTGGACTTTGAGGGGAATTCTGTGACAGAAAGCCAGACCACACGCAGTGATGGAGACAGAGACAAAGTATCACTTGCTGAGACAGAATCTACAAGGCTCAGGGAAAGGAGAGACTCAGGAGTAGGCGCCTCACTCACAAGACCGAATAG GTTACGATGGCCGAGCTTTCAGATATCTAATCGTCTAAGTCACTCGGTGGCTTCCCTGCAGATTACAAACCAGTCAGCAGGCCAGCTGAGTTTGTTACAGAAGTTTTCTCTGCTGCGTCTTACTGCAATCATGGAGAAGTACTCAATGTCCAACAAGCATGGCTGGACTTG GTCTGTACCAAAGTTTATGAAGAGAATGAAGGTACCAGATTATAAGGACAAGAATGTGTTTGGAGTTCCTCTCATTGTTCATGTGCAGCGTTCGGGACAACCTCTGCCCCTCGGCCTGCAGCAGGCCCTGCGCTACCTGAGGAGCCAGTGTCTTGACCAG GTGGGTCTCTTTCGTAAATCAGGGGTGAAATCTCGCATCCAAGCTCTGAGGCAGCTGAATGAAAACTCTCCAGACAATGTGAACTATGAGGATCAGTCTGCTTATGATGTGGCCGACATGGTGAAGCAGTTCTTCAGGGATTTACCTGAGCCTCTGCTCACCAGCAAACTGGGCGAGACCTTCCTCCATATCTACCAGT ATGTGCCGAAGGACCAAAGGTTGCAAGCTGTGCAGGCGGCCATCATGTTGATGTCAGATGAAAACCGAGAGGTGCTGCAGACACTTCTCTGTTTCCTCAGCGACGTCACTTCGtctgtggaggagaaccagatGACTCCCATGAACATTGCTGTGTGCCTGGCTCCCTCCCTTTTCCATCTCAACATACTGAAAAAGGACAATCTCTCACCAAG GGCCATGCAGAAGAAATATGCCACAGGCAGACCAGACCAGAAGGATCTGAACGAAAATTTAGCAGCAACACAGGGCCTCGCTCATATGATCATGGAGTGCAATCGTCTGTTTGAG ATCCCTCATGAGATGGTTACTCAGTCGCGTAATTCATATGTGGAGGCCGACTTGCATGCACCGACAATTGACGAGCTGTGCAAGCAGCTGGAAGATGATGATGGAACATACCAAACGCATATGGAGGGGAGACTTCAGAACCTGCTCAAAGAGGCTCGGGAAAAGTCCAAATACTGGGTGTCATGCAGCAGTTCTGATAACACAGAACTCTACTATAAGAAG GTGGGAGATGGGAACCCTTTGAGACGTTGGAGAGTGTCTGTGGAGGTGGAAGCGCCGCCATCTGTAGTGTTGAACCGGGTGCTGCGAGAGCGCCACCTGTGGGACATGGACCTGCTTCAGTGGAAAGTGTGTGAGACACTAGACAAGCAGACAGAAGTGTTTCAGTATGTCCTCAATCGCATGCCGCCTCATCCCAGCAGGGACTTTGTGGTTCTCAG GTCTTGGAGGACAGACTTGCCCAAAGGTGCTTGCTCCCTGGTGTCTGTGTCTATAGAGCATGAAGATTGTTCTCTGATAGGAGGGGTACGAGCTATAGTCCTGGAGTCCAACTACCTGCTGGAGCCCTGTGGCTCAGGAAAGTCCAGACTAACTCGCATCTGCAGGGTGGACTTGAA GGGAAGGACTCCAGACTGGTACAACAAAGCCTTTGGTCACCTTTGTGCTGCAGAAGCTGCCCGGATCCGCAGCTCCTTTCAGCCGCTAATCACAGATGGCCCCGAGACCAAAATCTAA